Proteins co-encoded in one Astyanax mexicanus isolate ESR-SI-001 chromosome 1, AstMex3_surface, whole genome shotgun sequence genomic window:
- the LOC125782636 gene encoding tripartite motif-containing protein 16-like, with translation MAEVSILDQDQFSCSVCLDLLKNPVTIPCGHSYCMVCIYRHWDQEDQRGVYSCPQCRETFTPRPVLRRNNMLAEVVEKLKKTEVRAASPAHCYAGAGDVECDFCTGRKRKATLSCLTCQASYCKTHLQAHYEVPALKKHKMITVSKQLQEKICSQHDKLMEIYCRTDQSCICYLCTMDEHKGHDSVAASAERIKKQPQLKNMLTDFQQRIQRKEKKLQEVKQAVESLKLSAQSAVEDSERIFTELIRSIEKKRSEVTELIRDQEKTELSAAEELLEQLEQEITDLKRRNTELEQLSHTEDHIHFLQSFKSVSVSSEDEDSPSITVHHHHLSFDGVRKSLSDLKERLEEFCRKEISEISDQVSELWMILPSEPKSREDFMQYFRHLTLDPNTVNQFLSLSENNRLVQNSRKVQPYSDHAERFDYWKQVLSKESVSGRCYWEVQWSSKGHEVSISVSYKGITRKGRNKECLFGHNDQSWSLQCFPSLSFCHNNTETKISAPPSSRIGVYVDHRAVTLSFYSVSDTMTLLHTVHTTFTQPLYAGFGVDSGSSVKLSDEDDVGLSGR, from the exons ATGGCAGAGGTCAGTATTTTAGATCAGGAtcagttcagctgttcagtctgtctggatctactgaagaaTCCAGTAActattccctgtggacacagttacTGTATGGTGTGTATTTACAGACActgggatcaggaggatcagagGGGGGTCTACAGCTGCCCCCAGTGCAGAGAGACGTTCACTCCGAGGCCTGTTCTACGCAGAAacaacatgctggctgaagtggtggagaaactgaagaagacagaagtccgagctgcttctcctgctcactgttacgctggagctggagatgtggagtgtgatttctgtaCTGGGAGGAAACGTAAAGCTACGTTGTCCTGTCTGACGTGTCAGGCCTCTTACTGTAAGACTCATCTACAAGCTCACTATGAAGTTCCTGCATTAAAAAAGCACAAGATGATCACAGTCTCCAAACAGCTACAGgagaagatctgctctcagcatgaTAAACTGATGGAGATCTACTGTCGTACTGATCAGAGCTGCATCTGTTATTTGTGTACGATGGATG AACACAAAGGTCATGATTCAGTTGCAGCTTCAgctgaaagaataaaaaaacag cCACAACTAAAGAACATGCTGACAGATTTCCAGCAGAGAATCCAGAGGAAAGAGAAGAAGCTGCAGGAGGTGAAACAGGCTGTGGAAAGTCTTAAA CTCTCTGCACagtcagcagtggaggacagtgagaggatctttactgagctgatccgctccattgagaaaaagcgctctgaggtaacagagctgatcagagatcaggagaagactgaactgagtgcagctgaagaactcctggagcagctggagcaggagatcactgatctaaagaggagaaacactgagctggagcagctttcacacacagaggatcacatccactTCCTCCAG AGCTTCAAGTCTGTGAGTGTCTCTTCTGAAGATGAAGATTCACCCAGCATCActgtccatcatcatcatctctcatTTGATGGAGTGAGGAAATCTCTCTCTGATCTGAAAGAGCGACTGGAGGAATTCTGCAGGAAGGAAATCAGTGAAATCTCTGATCAGG TTTCAGAACTTTGGATGATTTTACCATCAGAGCCAAAGAGCAGAGAAGACTTTATGCAGT ATTTCCGTCACCTGACTCTGGATCCCAACACCGTAAATCAGTTCCTCAGTCTGTCTGAGAACAACAGATTGGTGCAGAACAGTAGAAAAGTGCAGCCGTACTCTGATCATGCAGAGAGATTTGACTACTGGAAGCAGGTGTTGAGTAaggagagtgtgagtggacgctgttactgggaggttcAATGGAGCAGTAAGGGACATGAGGTCTCCATATCAGTCTCATATAAAGGAATCACCCGAAAAGGACGGAATAAAGAGTGTTTGTTTGGACACAATGATCAGTCCTGGAGTCTGCAgtgttttccctctctctctttctgtcacaacaacactgagactaagatctcagctcctccatcctccagaataggagtgtatgtggatcacagagcagtaactctgtccttctacagcgtctctgatacaatgaccctcctacacacagtccacaccacattcactcagcccctctacgcTGGATTTGGAGTGGATTCAGGATCATCTGTGAAGTTAAGTGATGAAGATGATGTTGGTTTATCTGGACGTTAA